A genomic window from Neoarius graeffei isolate fNeoGra1 chromosome 5, fNeoGra1.pri, whole genome shotgun sequence includes:
- the trhra gene encoding thyrotropin-releasing hormone receptor, whose protein sequence is MDTLMENVTLFGNDNQTLGIWTDQSIEYKVVSVLLVIVICGAGIVGNVMVILVVLTTKHMRTPTNCYLVSLAVADLIVLTAAGLPNITESLFGEWVYGYGGCLSITYLQYLGINASSCSITAFTVERYIAICHPIRAQSLCTLSRAKKIIVLVWTFTTLYCLMWFCLSDIEKKIYDNITLTVCAYRVPRRLYKPIYFADFTLFYVVPLLLASVLYGLIARILFLNPLPSDPKEKAQTWRKSSCAESKTHSKSSSFGSTAATRRQVTKMLAVVVVLFALLWMPYRTLVVVNSFLKPPYEDTWFLLFCRLCIYLNSAINPVIYNAMSQKFRAAFRKLCHCRPQNSQKPATYSMALTYSVIKETSNGQSPEHYPTEMEELPGPTNEFLPGRKQLSYKESSVSDSMLSTA, encoded by the exons ATGGACACACT CATGGAGAATGTGACATTATTTGGAAATGATAACCAGACTCTAGGCATATGGACCGACCAAAGCATCGAGTACAAAGTGGTGAGTGTGCTCTTGGTGATAGTTATTTGCGGCGCCGGGATCGTAGGGAACGTGATGGTGATCCTTGTGGTTCTCACGACCAAACACATGCGGACTCCAACCAACTGCTACCTGGTGAGTTTGGCTGTCGCAGACCTTATCGTGCTGACGGCGGCAGGTTTACCTAACATTACAGAAAGTCTGTTCGGGGAATGGGTGTACGGCTACGGCGGCTGCCTCTCCATAACATACCTGCAGTACCTGGGCATCAACGCGTCCTCCTGCTCCATCACAGCCTTCACCGTGGAGAGGTACATCGCCATCTGCCACCCGATCAGAGCTCAGTCTCTCTGCACCCTCTCCAGGGCCAAAAAGATCATTGTCCTAGTTTGGACTTTCACCACTCTTTACTGCCTTATGTGGTTTTGCCTGTCCGACATCGAAAAGAAGATCTACGACAACATCACCTTAACCGTGTGCGCTTACAGGGTGCCAAGGAGATTATACAAGCCAATATACTTCGCCGATTTCACTTTGTTCTACGTGGTTCCGCTCCTGCTGGCCTCCGTGCTGTACGGTCTGATCGCCAGGATCCTCTTCCTCAACCCCCTGCCGTCGGACCCCAAGGAAAAGGCGCAGACCTGGAGGAAAAGCTCGTGCGCAGAGAGCAAAACGCACTCCAAGAGCTCTTCTTTTGGAAGCACTGCGGCCACGCGAAGACAG GTGACAAAGATGCTGGCTGTGGTGGTGGTTCTCTTCGCGTTGCTTTGGATGCCTTATCGTACATTGGTGGTGGTCAACTCATTCCTAAAACCTCCCTATGAAGACACGTGGTTTTTGCTCTTCTGTCGACTCTGCATCTATCTGAACAGCGCCATCAATCCTGTCATCTACAACGCAATGTCTCAGAAGTTTCGTGCTGCTTTCCGCAAGCTGTGTCACTGCAGGCCGCAGAACTCACAGAAACCGGCCACATACAGCATGGCACTGACTTACAGTGTAATCAAGGAGACCTCCAATGGGCAGAGCCCAGAGCACTACCCCACAGAGATGGAAGAACTTCCAGGGCCTACAAATGAATTCCTGCCTGGAAGAAAACAGCTTTCATATAAGGAGTCCTCGGTGTCAGACAGCATGTTATCTACAGCCTAG